Proteins encoded together in one Sphingomonas radiodurans window:
- a CDS encoding flagellar basal body-associated FliL family protein: MSDKETATADASPKKKGKLGKIIVMAVGGIVLIGGGVGAGLYAAGSGMIGGDHASAKDENKPKLVPKSEQKRGGEGAEGGEGGSGEGEGGGSDHAGKPTPEGEGGERYASNYYAMEKDFTANLQDSVHFIQVGLALSTPYDDKVIQNIKTNDIAIRSAVLMALGDTTEDQVFTSQGKAILAKRLVASINATLKQKEGFGGVSNVYFTNFVIQ; encoded by the coding sequence ATGAGTGACAAGGAAACGGCCACGGCCGATGCGTCGCCCAAGAAGAAGGGCAAGCTCGGCAAGATCATCGTCATGGCGGTCGGCGGCATCGTGCTGATCGGCGGCGGCGTGGGTGCGGGGCTCTATGCCGCTGGCTCGGGCATGATCGGCGGCGACCACGCTTCCGCAAAGGACGAGAACAAGCCCAAGCTGGTGCCCAAGAGCGAGCAGAAGCGCGGTGGCGAGGGCGCCGAAGGGGGTGAAGGCGGCAGCGGTGAAGGCGAGGGCGGCGGATCCGACCATGCCGGCAAACCAACGCCGGAAGGCGAGGGCGGCGAGCGCTACGCATCGAACTATTACGCCATGGAAAAGGATTTCACCGCGAACCTGCAGGATTCGGTGCATTTCATCCAGGTCGGCCTCGCCCTCTCGACGCCGTATGACGACAAGGTCATCCAGAACATCAAGACCAACGACATTGCGATCCGCTCCGCGGTGCTGATGGCGCTCGGCGACACCACCGAGGATCAGGTGTTCACGTCGCAGGGCAAGGCCATTCTGGCCAAGCGGCTCGTCGCATCGATCAACGCGACGCTGAAGCAAAAAGAGGGCTTTGGTGGGGTTAGTAACGTCTACTTTACCAATTTCGTTATTCAGTGA
- a CDS encoding flagellin N-terminal helical domain-containing protein, whose amino-acid sequence MTVIGSNISSLRASNASAKAQDMLATSMERLSTGKRVNSAKDDAAGLAIASSMTSQIRGMNQGIRNANDGISLAQTAEGALDEVSNMLQRMRELQVQKSNGTYSTSDTANIKSEQDALAAQITSVVANTAFNGKKLFDGTNATVTIQAGANTADTVTMSMTNLSTDTDLAAVYTGGAAVAAATLTQYDTAIAKVATTRAGLGAAQNRLESAVNNLTNNATNLSDARSRIEDADFSTETTNLAKAQILSQASTAMLAQANQSQQGVLKLLG is encoded by the coding sequence ATGACTGTTATCGGTAGCAACATCTCATCGCTGCGTGCGAGCAATGCATCGGCCAAGGCGCAGGACATGCTCGCCACCTCGATGGAGCGCCTGTCGACCGGCAAGCGCGTGAATTCGGCGAAGGACGACGCCGCCGGCTTGGCGATCGCCAGCTCGATGACCTCGCAGATCCGCGGCATGAACCAGGGCATCCGCAACGCGAACGACGGCATCAGCCTGGCGCAGACCGCCGAAGGCGCGCTCGACGAAGTCAGCAACATGCTGCAGCGCATGCGCGAGCTGCAGGTCCAGAAGTCGAACGGCACCTATTCGACCAGCGACACCGCGAACATCAAGTCCGAGCAGGACGCACTCGCCGCGCAGATCACCAGCGTCGTCGCCAACACCGCCTTCAACGGCAAGAAGCTGTTCGATGGCACCAATGCGACCGTCACGATCCAGGCAGGCGCGAACACGGCTGACACGGTCACGATGTCGATGACCAACCTGTCGACCGACACCGATCTCGCTGCAGTCTACACCGGCGGCGCAGCAGTCGCCGCTGCGACGCTGACGCAGTACGACACGGCGATTGCCAAGGTCGCGACGACGCGTGCGGGCCTCGGCGCGGCGCAGAACCGCCTTGAGAGCGCGGTCAACAACCTGACCAACAACGCGACGAACCTCAGCGACGCACGCAGCCGGATCGAAGACGCCGACTTCTCGACCGAGACGACCAACCTCGCCAAGGCGCAGATCCTGAGCCAGGCCTCGACCGCGATGCTCGCGCAGGCGAACCAGTCGCAGCAGGGCGTGCTCAAGCTGCTCGGCTAA
- the fliF gene encoding flagellar basal-body MS-ring/collar protein FliF produces the protein MANALAPSNPVIPERFANPLKQIQGVLAQPAVRRAGPMALMVSLIGASALAWSALSGAPQKTLFSGLPDADQAAVTSALSAASIDSRIDESTNAVTVNEEDYSRARLLLAGQGLPKAAPGGYAILDQLPMGVSRAVEGERLRQARETELARSIQEIDAVTEARVHLAMPESSVFVRDNAQPSASVVVKLQGGRALSEAQVQSIINLVASSVPGMKPEAVTIVDQMGALLSKPGGVGESGSDQRINLQRRMEDKYRTQLIQLLTPLVGAGNFTAEVQADVNMDETSATRESFEKQGVVRAETGAWTGNQAGAGEAPGGIPGALSNTPPPAATLQQPQAAVGADGRPIAPGQAVPGGLAPNANKQSDQFARAYDLGKEVSVTRAAPGGVKRLSVAVLLREPEKGRRTAAEIAQITQLVRSAVGFDQARNDQVTVISRKFAGGTEADSDGPAWYDNSWLPILARNVTAIIIALLVLLLGVRPLAKALMKKREDVDAANRPALGRTISSPNGEANSAGEIAVAPPVSLDEIEAGRNYDERIGAVRGFTRDNPARAALAVRDMMKAPAL, from the coding sequence ATGGCAAACGCACTCGCTCCCTCCAATCCCGTCATTCCCGAGCGCTTCGCCAATCCGCTGAAGCAGATCCAAGGCGTGCTTGCGCAGCCCGCGGTGCGCCGCGCGGGGCCGATGGCGCTGATGGTCAGCCTGATCGGCGCCTCGGCGCTCGCCTGGTCCGCATTGTCGGGCGCGCCGCAGAAGACGCTGTTTTCTGGGCTCCCCGATGCCGATCAGGCTGCAGTCACCTCCGCGCTGTCGGCGGCCAGCATCGACAGCCGGATCGACGAGAGCACCAACGCCGTCACGGTGAACGAAGAGGATTATTCGCGCGCGCGGCTGCTGCTCGCGGGGCAGGGCCTGCCGAAGGCTGCGCCCGGCGGCTATGCGATCCTCGATCAATTGCCGATGGGCGTCAGCCGCGCAGTCGAAGGCGAGCGGTTGCGCCAGGCGCGCGAAACCGAACTCGCCCGCTCGATCCAGGAGATCGACGCCGTCACCGAGGCGCGCGTCCATCTCGCGATGCCCGAATCCAGCGTGTTCGTGCGCGACAATGCCCAGCCCAGCGCCTCGGTGGTGGTAAAGCTGCAGGGCGGCCGTGCGCTCAGCGAAGCGCAAGTCCAGTCGATCATCAACCTCGTCGCCTCGTCGGTTCCGGGCATGAAGCCCGAGGCGGTGACGATCGTCGACCAGATGGGCGCGCTCCTCTCCAAGCCAGGCGGCGTTGGCGAGAGTGGCAGCGATCAGCGCATCAACCTTCAGCGCCGCATGGAGGACAAATACCGGACCCAGCTGATCCAGTTGCTCACGCCACTCGTCGGCGCGGGCAACTTCACCGCCGAGGTGCAGGCCGACGTCAACATGGATGAAACCTCCGCGACGCGCGAAAGCTTCGAGAAGCAGGGCGTCGTGCGGGCCGAGACCGGGGCGTGGACCGGCAACCAGGCCGGCGCCGGAGAGGCGCCCGGCGGCATTCCCGGTGCGCTCAGCAACACGCCACCACCCGCCGCCACGCTGCAGCAGCCGCAGGCGGCGGTCGGCGCGGACGGACGCCCGATCGCTCCCGGCCAAGCGGTGCCTGGCGGTCTTGCGCCCAACGCGAACAAGCAGTCCGATCAATTTGCTCGCGCCTATGATCTCGGCAAGGAAGTGTCGGTGACGCGCGCGGCGCCCGGCGGCGTGAAGCGGCTGTCGGTCGCGGTGCTGTTGCGCGAGCCCGAGAAGGGCCGGCGCACCGCAGCGGAGATCGCCCAGATCACGCAGCTCGTCCGTTCGGCGGTGGGGTTTGATCAGGCGCGCAACGATCAGGTTACCGTGATCAGCCGCAAGTTCGCCGGCGGCACCGAAGCCGATAGCGACGGCCCTGCCTGGTACGACAACAGCTGGCTGCCGATCCTCGCGCGCAACGTCACTGCGATCATCATTGCGCTGCTGGTGCTGCTGCTCGGCGTACGGCCGCTCGCCAAGGCGCTGATGAAGAAGCGCGAGGATGTCGATGCGGCGAACCGTCCGGCGCTGGGTCGCACGATATCGTCGCCCAATGGCGAGGCGAATTCTGCGGGCGAGATCGCGGTCGCCCCGCCGGTGTCGCTCGACGAGATCGAGGCGGGCCGCAATTACGACGAGCGGATCGGCGCGGTACGTGGATTTACCCGCGACAATCCCGCGCGGGCAGCGCTCGCGGTGCGTGACATGATGAAGGCGCCGGCACTGTGA
- a CDS encoding flagellin N-terminal helical domain-containing protein has product MTVIASNTSALRASNASTMANKSLSTSMERLSTGKRINSAKDDAAGLAIASSMTSQIRGMNQGIRNANDGISLAQTAEGALDEVSNMLQRMRELRVQSENGTYASGDKQNIYSEQNALADQIRSVISNTSFNGTSLFKGNGTAGTAQSVTIQAGANASDTIAISIDDLSNNAAGNALSTVVDLAATPNGMAGDSAAATPVVPSIAAFDNAISQVASVRAKLGASQNRLESAVNNLTNNATNLSDARSRIEDADFSTETTNLAKAQILNQASTAMLAQANQSQQGVIRLLG; this is encoded by the coding sequence ATGACCGTTATCGCTTCGAACACATCGGCGTTGCGCGCGTCCAACGCGTCGACAATGGCCAACAAGTCGCTCTCCACGTCGATGGAACGCCTGTCGACCGGCAAGCGCATCAACTCCGCGAAGGACGACGCCGCCGGCCTCGCCATCGCCAGCTCGATGACTTCGCAGATCCGTGGCATGAACCAGGGCATCCGCAACGCCAACGACGGCATCAGCCTGGCGCAGACCGCCGAAGGCGCGCTCGACGAAGTATCGAACATGCTCCAGCGCATGCGCGAACTGCGCGTCCAGTCCGAGAACGGCACCTACGCATCGGGCGACAAGCAGAACATCTATTCCGAGCAGAACGCGCTCGCCGATCAGATCCGTTCTGTGATCAGCAACACCTCGTTCAACGGCACGTCGCTGTTCAAGGGCAACGGCACCGCGGGCACCGCGCAGTCGGTGACGATCCAGGCGGGCGCGAACGCGTCCGACACGATCGCGATCAGCATCGACGATCTCAGCAACAACGCTGCCGGCAACGCGCTGTCGACGGTGGTCGATCTCGCCGCCACACCCAACGGCATGGCCGGCGATTCTGCCGCGGCGACGCCGGTCGTGCCGTCGATCGCCGCGTTCGACAACGCGATCTCACAGGTTGCCAGCGTCCGGGCAAAGCTCGGCGCGTCGCAGAACCGGCTGGAAAGCGCGGTCAACAATCTGACCAACAACGCCACCAACCTCAGCGATGCGCGCAGCCGAATCGAGGACGCCGATTTCTCGACCGAAACGACCAACCTCGCCAAGGCGCAGATCCTGAACCAGGCATCGACCGCGATGCTCGCGCAGGCGAACCAGTCGCAGCAGGGCGTGATCCGCCTGCTCGGCTAA
- a CDS encoding FliH/SctL family protein, with amino-acid sequence MFEPAPAFIAGLSARHDDAAIRLRRVLGDRPAGFSPGDLIARIEEAFSSEAGPKSYAPANPATNPTEGWDPLDPTTPAAPFIDPVEEARREGYDEGFAAARAEQDEAARRDLVLVEGVLAALQSEDRVDRDRIAQQLRQTVLHLVSRLVGEVGVSADLLTGRVEAAAELLADASESAILRLNPADVPLLDGRLPATIFAVGDPHLSRGAFVLEAASTIVEDGPELWLEQLTQALDKVAVPS; translated from the coding sequence ATGTTTGAGCCCGCCCCAGCGTTCATCGCCGGTCTCTCGGCGCGTCACGACGACGCTGCGATCCGGCTGCGCCGCGTGCTGGGCGATCGCCCCGCCGGTTTCTCGCCGGGCGACCTGATCGCGCGGATCGAGGAAGCGTTCAGCAGCGAAGCTGGCCCCAAGAGCTACGCCCCCGCCAATCCCGCGACAAACCCCACCGAGGGCTGGGATCCGCTCGATCCGACCACGCCCGCCGCCCCGTTCATCGATCCGGTCGAGGAAGCGCGGCGCGAGGGCTATGACGAAGGGTTTGCCGCGGCGCGCGCGGAACAGGACGAGGCCGCGCGGCGCGATCTCGTGCTGGTCGAAGGCGTGCTGGCGGCGCTGCAGTCAGAAGATCGCGTCGACCGTGATCGTATCGCGCAGCAGCTTCGCCAGACGGTGCTTCATCTCGTGTCGCGGCTGGTCGGCGAAGTCGGCGTGTCGGCGGACTTGCTTACCGGTCGCGTCGAGGCGGCGGCGGAGTTGCTCGCCGATGCCTCGGAAAGCGCGATCCTGCGGCTCAACCCGGCCGACGTGCCGCTGCTCGACGGCCGACTGCCGGCCACGATCTTCGCGGTCGGCGACCCGCATCTGTCGCGCGGTGCATTCGTGCTCGAGGCTGCCTCGACGATCGTCGAGGACGGCCCGGAACTGTGGCTCGAGCAACTGACGCAGGCGCTCGACAAGGTTGCCGTGCCGAGCTGA
- a CDS encoding flagellar hook-length control protein FliK: MFAAAIQRAVRDERRPATSDPTPGLLTPIVDLATRPITIDTPRHAPLDMARETWPTKMIERIELLRDAVDAVDTSIRLMPDKLGAIDVSLRRDGDGVQVQFTAQAAETRQLLAEAQPKLAELAEAKGLRLSMHSGDGGGQPHQQQRAAASAPSIIASRASSADEDATADERVA, translated from the coding sequence ATGTTCGCCGCCGCGATCCAGCGCGCGGTGCGAGACGAGCGCCGCCCGGCGACGAGCGATCCCACGCCCGGCCTGCTGACCCCGATCGTCGATCTCGCTACCCGCCCCATCACCATCGACACCCCCCGCCACGCCCCGCTCGACATGGCGCGTGAAACGTGGCCGACGAAGATGATCGAGCGGATTGAGCTGCTGCGCGATGCCGTCGATGCGGTCGATACCAGCATTCGCCTGATGCCCGACAAGCTCGGCGCGATCGACGTGTCGCTGCGCCGCGATGGCGATGGCGTCCAAGTACAATTCACCGCGCAAGCCGCCGAAACGCGGCAACTGCTTGCGGAGGCGCAGCCCAAGCTCGCCGAACTTGCCGAGGCGAAGGGGCTGCGGCTTTCGATGCACTCCGGCGACGGCGGCGGGCAGCCGCACCAGCAGCAGCGCGCCGCCGCGTCGGCGCCATCCATCATCGCATCGCGAGCATCGTCCGCGGACGAGGACGCAACGGCGGACGAACGTGTCGCGTAG
- the fliN gene encoding flagellar motor switch protein FliN gives MNDMAGGFPVDGALAANFRLLQDVDVKLTVEIGSTSLTLRELLALGESSVIELDRQANELLDVFVNGTLIGRGEVVTVGDRFGVRMTELVNPDKRG, from the coding sequence ATGAACGACATGGCCGGCGGATTCCCCGTCGACGGCGCCTTGGCGGCCAACTTCCGGCTGCTGCAGGACGTCGACGTCAAGCTCACCGTCGAGATCGGATCGACCAGCCTCACGCTGCGCGAATTGCTCGCGCTGGGCGAATCCAGCGTGATCGAGCTCGACCGGCAGGCGAACGAGCTGCTCGACGTGTTCGTCAACGGCACGCTGATCGGCCGCGGCGAAGTGGTGACGGTGGGTGACCGCTTCGGCGTGCGCATGACCGAGCTCGTCAATCCCGACAAGCGCGGCTGA
- a CDS encoding FliI/YscN family ATPase → MLNRFTADYLDALGNADFRPAPKVAGRLASFDGLLMEAVGLTLPVGTVCQVGEPKSVQGGVGVEAEVIGFRNGRTLLMNLGGPAALLPQMPVRPIGAPGEAEVGSALLGRVVDGAGKPIDGLGPIRGARRWPLAGKLQSPLDRGRVLQPLDVGVRAINGLLTIGQGQRVGIMAGSGVGKSVLLGMIVRAAAADVVVIGLIGERSREVSDFLETKVAGAARKRSVVVAVPANHSPVLRIRGALRATAIAEAFRDEGKNVLLIMDSLTRVAHAGREIGLALGEPASARGYPPSAIAMLPNLIERAGTDVNTGGSITAIYTVLADGDDGNDPVVDSARSILDGHIVLSRALAEHGVYPAIDVSKSVSRVMTDIADKRHVGAARVLRRHLATYEENRDLVLMGAYRAGADPAIDAAIAYHPAVMEFVKQDADASVPLEDSIEELTGVFGDG, encoded by the coding sequence ATGCTGAACCGCTTCACCGCCGACTATCTCGACGCGCTCGGCAATGCCGATTTCCGGCCTGCGCCCAAGGTCGCCGGGCGGCTCGCGTCGTTCGATGGCCTGCTGATGGAGGCGGTCGGCCTCACGCTGCCGGTCGGCACCGTTTGCCAGGTCGGGGAGCCAAAGTCGGTCCAGGGCGGTGTTGGCGTCGAGGCCGAGGTAATCGGCTTCCGCAACGGCCGCACGCTGCTGATGAACCTTGGCGGCCCGGCTGCGCTGCTGCCGCAAATGCCGGTCCGCCCGATCGGCGCGCCGGGCGAGGCGGAGGTGGGTAGCGCGCTGCTCGGCCGCGTCGTCGATGGCGCGGGCAAACCGATCGACGGGCTCGGCCCGATCCGCGGCGCGCGACGCTGGCCACTTGCCGGCAAGCTCCAGTCACCGCTCGATCGTGGCCGCGTGCTTCAGCCGCTGGACGTCGGCGTGCGCGCGATCAACGGACTGTTGACGATCGGGCAGGGCCAGCGCGTCGGCATCATGGCGGGCTCGGGCGTCGGCAAGTCGGTGCTGCTCGGCATGATCGTGCGCGCGGCTGCCGCCGACGTGGTCGTGATCGGCCTGATTGGCGAGCGCAGCCGCGAAGTCTCAGACTTCCTCGAAACCAAGGTCGCGGGCGCGGCGCGCAAGCGTTCGGTGGTCGTCGCGGTTCCGGCCAATCATTCCCCCGTCCTGCGCATCCGCGGCGCGCTTCGGGCGACCGCGATCGCGGAGGCGTTCCGCGACGAGGGCAAGAACGTCCTCCTCATCATGGATTCGCTCACCCGCGTCGCGCATGCCGGGCGTGAGATCGGGCTTGCGCTCGGCGAGCCCGCGTCAGCGCGCGGCTATCCACCGTCGGCGATCGCGATGCTGCCTAACCTGATCGAGCGCGCCGGCACCGACGTGAATACCGGCGGCTCGATCACTGCGATCTACACCGTGCTGGCGGACGGCGACGACGGCAACGACCCGGTCGTGGATTCGGCGCGCTCGATCCTCGACGGCCATATCGTGCTGAGCCGCGCGCTCGCCGAGCACGGCGTTTACCCGGCGATCGACGTGTCGAAGTCGGTCAGTCGCGTGATGACCGACATTGCCGACAAGCGGCACGTCGGCGCCGCGCGCGTGCTCCGCCGGCACCTGGCGACGTACGAGGAAAATCGCGATCTCGTGCTGATGGGCGCGTATCGCGCCGGTGCCGATCCGGCGATCGATGCCGCCATCGCTTACCACCCGGCGGTGATGGAATTCGTCAAGCAGGATGCTGACGCGAGCGTACCGCTCGAGGATTCGATCGAGGAACTGACCGGCGTGTTCGGCGATGGATAG
- a CDS encoding flagellar motor switch protein FliM — protein MVNAASTAATDRRERARPQALKPGTLGQVKLNPFGDLHTLQHLSARLARGLRGVFEPLLREEVRAWAEPLAVQRFADYRAERPDKLTAWLPLGMDERTALLVIEGKFVLELLDLFFGGTGAVPADMPAEFSPAAEAMVGRLGQMIAVPLTAAWEPLARVSFTVGRCEANGAMLAGFEGDDAMIVTRFGIARGVGKPQFVDLVYPVSALKPHGTALTGKVVAKAAAEDAEWQTALTRAAMNIRFPVRSVLAEPSIRLSKLMALQPGDVIPLSFGTDVPVMVGGDRLGTGTVGTSNGHAAIRLTSLASLEGLKP, from the coding sequence ATGGTTAACGCCGCGTCCACTGCTGCAACCGATCGACGCGAGCGCGCTCGTCCCCAGGCCCTGAAACCGGGCACTCTGGGGCAGGTGAAGCTCAATCCGTTCGGCGACCTGCACACGCTGCAGCATCTTTCCGCGCGCCTCGCGCGGGGGTTGCGCGGCGTGTTCGAGCCGTTGCTGCGCGAGGAAGTCCGCGCATGGGCCGAGCCGCTCGCGGTGCAACGCTTCGCCGATTACCGCGCCGAGCGCCCCGACAAGCTGACCGCGTGGCTGCCGCTGGGCATGGACGAGCGCACCGCGCTGCTGGTGATCGAGGGCAAGTTCGTGCTCGAGCTGCTCGATCTGTTCTTTGGCGGCACAGGCGCGGTGCCGGCCGACATGCCGGCTGAATTTTCCCCCGCGGCCGAGGCGATGGTTGGTCGGCTCGGGCAGATGATCGCCGTTCCGCTGACTGCTGCCTGGGAGCCGCTGGCACGCGTTTCCTTCACGGTCGGGCGGTGCGAGGCCAATGGCGCGATGCTGGCTGGTTTCGAGGGCGACGATGCCATGATCGTCACTCGGTTCGGGATCGCGCGGGGTGTAGGCAAGCCGCAGTTCGTTGATCTCGTCTACCCCGTATCGGCGCTCAAGCCGCACGGCACGGCACTGACCGGCAAGGTCGTCGCCAAGGCTGCGGCGGAAGATGCCGAGTGGCAGACAGCGCTCACCCGTGCGGCGATGAACATCCGTTTCCCGGTGCGTTCGGTCCTCGCCGAGCCGTCAATCCGCCTATCCAAGCTGATGGCGCTCCAGCCCGGCGACGTCATCCCGCTCAGCTTCGGCACTGACGTACCGGTGATGGTCGGTGGTGACCGGCTCGGCACCGGCACCGTCGGCACGTCTAATGGCCATGCCGCGATCCGGCTGACCTCACTTGCTTCTCTCGAAGGACTGAAACCATGA
- the fliG gene encoding flagellar motor switch protein FliG, protein MMLVGEDEAASILQKLEPDEVRDLGKAMFTVADVSEADVEGVLDDFVGRARERTGITFDPRPKIEAVMHRALGQEKAESVLARITPAEAACEIELLDWLDASDIAAILDKEHPQIAAVLIANLDPAVGAQVLELLPDAMQPEILHRIAKLGPITPEAVDTLKTMIGNRAISASQGTQVKLGGTREAAKILQGARKATEQRVMPKLFKLDKETAKAIEEAMFVFDNLLDMDDKNLGTLIRSIDGDILTRALKGIDEAARNRFLGCMSARAADGIRDDMEARGPMKLSEVLEAQKVIIQIARTLAKDGTIMMGGGEDDYV, encoded by the coding sequence ATGATGTTGGTCGGCGAGGACGAGGCCGCCTCGATCCTGCAGAAACTCGAGCCCGACGAGGTCCGCGATCTCGGCAAGGCGATGTTCACTGTCGCTGACGTCAGCGAAGCCGATGTCGAGGGCGTGCTCGACGATTTTGTCGGTCGTGCGCGCGAGCGCACCGGCATCACGTTCGATCCGCGGCCCAAGATAGAGGCGGTGATGCACCGCGCGCTTGGCCAGGAAAAGGCAGAAAGCGTCCTCGCCCGCATCACCCCGGCCGAAGCAGCGTGCGAGATCGAGCTGCTCGACTGGCTCGATGCGAGCGACATCGCCGCGATCCTCGACAAGGAGCATCCGCAGATCGCCGCGGTGTTGATCGCGAACCTTGATCCGGCGGTCGGCGCGCAAGTGCTCGAACTATTGCCCGATGCGATGCAGCCCGAGATCCTCCATCGCATCGCCAAGCTCGGCCCGATTACGCCCGAGGCGGTCGATACGCTAAAGACGATGATCGGCAATCGCGCGATCAGTGCCAGCCAGGGCACGCAAGTGAAGCTGGGCGGCACGCGTGAGGCGGCGAAGATCCTGCAGGGCGCGCGCAAGGCGACCGAGCAGCGCGTGATGCCCAAGCTGTTCAAGCTCGACAAGGAAACCGCCAAGGCGATCGAGGAGGCGATGTTCGTCTTCGACAACCTCCTCGACATGGACGACAAGAACCTCGGCACGCTGATCCGCAGCATCGACGGTGACATCCTGACCCGCGCGCTGAAGGGCATCGACGAGGCAGCGCGCAACCGCTTCCTCGGCTGCATGTCCGCGCGCGCCGCCGACGGCATTCGCGACGATATGGAAGCGCGCGGGCCGATGAAGCTTAGCGAAGTGCTCGAGGCGCAAAAGGTGATCATCCAGATCGCCCGCACGCTGGCGAAGGACGGCACGATCATGATGGGCGGCGGGGAGGACGATTATGTTTGA
- the fliE gene encoding flagellar hook-basal body complex protein FliE — MSGVGGVGGIDRVMALRAQILERNAALSRANASGAASVPSAPAQATSFATTMENALQSVNAQAQKASALSEAYDRGETVDIAKVMLARQEASVGFEATLQVRNKILSAYKDIMSMPV, encoded by the coding sequence ATGAGTGGTGTGGGGGGTGTTGGCGGCATTGACCGGGTGATGGCGCTGCGCGCGCAGATCCTGGAACGCAACGCCGCGTTGAGCCGCGCTAATGCAAGTGGGGCCGCGTCGGTGCCGAGCGCACCGGCGCAGGCGACGAGCTTTGCGACGACGATGGAGAATGCGCTCCAATCGGTGAACGCCCAGGCGCAAAAGGCTTCGGCCCTGTCCGAAGCCTATGATCGCGGCGAAACGGTCGACATCGCCAAGGTGATGCTCGCCCGCCAGGAGGCGTCGGTCGGCTTCGAAGCGACGCTCCAGGTCCGCAACAAGATCCTGTCCGCCTACAAGGACATCATGAGCATGCCGGTCTGA
- a CDS encoding sigma-54 interaction domain-containing protein: MRSIVPSVAIADNHIALVSSLRAQGFAIEKPGHRPQPDTAWLIAEGEASPVPARTVVLARGARQVVPYRDGAPARLTFDHGDTVVGNAFARALAGGPDLPTAADPESLALFALAERVAEADITVLINGPTGTGKEVLARTIHRNSARRDGPFIAINCAALPETMLEAMLFGHVKGSFTGASSGGEGFFRAAHGGTIVLDEIAEMPLSLQAKLLRVLQEREVVPIGATHPVAIDVRVVACANRDLQAEVAAGRFRADLYYRLSVFPLTTRPLADRPQDVPALAATMILRHAGTRATVPWPSEAAITRLAGYDWPGNVRELENVIQRALLFCGGDTIEAEHILFDRAAPARLAAVPTADEPATLGHVVQLSEFAAIRETMKACGGNRIETARRLGISERTLRYRLAKAREQGEEIAAPHDRRLRA, translated from the coding sequence ATGCGCTCGATCGTTCCGTCCGTCGCGATTGCCGATAATCATATCGCTCTCGTCTCGTCGCTTCGCGCACAGGGGTTCGCGATCGAGAAACCGGGGCACCGGCCGCAGCCCGACACCGCCTGGCTGATCGCGGAGGGCGAAGCGTCGCCCGTCCCTGCGCGCACCGTCGTGCTGGCGCGTGGCGCGCGGCAGGTGGTGCCGTATCGTGACGGCGCGCCCGCCCGGCTGACGTTCGATCATGGCGACACCGTCGTCGGCAACGCCTTTGCCCGCGCGCTCGCCGGCGGGCCGGACCTGCCGACCGCGGCCGACCCGGAGAGCCTCGCGCTGTTCGCGCTCGCCGAGCGTGTGGCAGAAGCCGACATCACCGTCCTCATCAACGGCCCGACGGGCACCGGCAAGGAGGTGCTGGCCCGCACGATCCACCGCAATTCCGCGCGCCGCGACGGCCCGTTCATCGCGATCAACTGCGCCGCGCTGCCCGAGACGATGCTCGAGGCAATGCTGTTCGGCCATGTGAAGGGTAGTTTCACCGGCGCATCTTCGGGCGGGGAAGGCTTCTTTCGCGCGGCGCACGGCGGCACGATCGTGCTCGACGAGATCGCAGAGATGCCGCTGTCGCTGCAGGCTAAGCTGCTGCGCGTGCTGCAGGAGCGTGAGGTGGTGCCGATCGGCGCGACGCATCCGGTGGCGATCGATGTGCGCGTCGTCGCCTGCGCCAACCGCGATCTGCAGGCCGAAGTGGCCGCCGGGCGGTTCCGCGCCGATCTGTACTATCGCCTGTCGGTCTTCCCACTCACGACGCGTCCGCTTGCCGATCGGCCGCAGGACGTGCCGGCGCTTGCTGCGACGATGATCCTGCGCCACGCTGGCACGCGCGCGACGGTGCCGTGGCCGTCCGAAGCGGCGATCACGCGGCTGGCCGGCTACGACTGGCCCGGCAACGTGCGCGAACTCGAAAACGTCATCCAACGCGCGCTGCTGTTCTGCGGCGGCGACACGATCGAGGCGGAGCATATCCTGTTCGATCGCGCCGCCCCGGCCCGCCTCGCGGCGGTGCCGACCGCCGACGAGCCAGCGACGCTCGGCCATGTCGTTCAGCTCTCCGAATTCGCGGCGATCCGCGAAACCATGAAGGCATGCGGCGGCAACCGGATCGAAACTGCGCGCCGCCTCGGCATTTCGGAACGAACCTTGCGTTACCGCCTGGCGAAGGCGCGCGAACAGGGTGAGGAAATCGCCGCGCCGCACGATCGGAGACTGAGGGCATGA